The following proteins are co-located in the Triticum aestivum cultivar Chinese Spring chromosome 1A, IWGSC CS RefSeq v2.1, whole genome shotgun sequence genome:
- the LOC100873143 gene encoding transcription factor GAMYB isoform X2, with translation MTRAKSESDRVMPGPDQVDLASHDDDSARESPRRRAGPQLKKGPWTPAEDAILEAYVKKHGVQNWNVVQKDTGLLRCGKSCRLRWANHLRPDLKKGTFTKEEENLIIKLHSKMGNKWARMAARLPGRTDNEIKNYWNTRIKKCQRTSTPIYPAEICLQASNEDQHESADFSFSEKLANDLLHGNGLYDPSSTWGDFIDDQEALSYAPQLPDVSFSNLPGLYFESTNHGFVDQVNQAEVLKESEISFPWLNAAINGTFDGSHAFSNGNFSTSRPMTGPWKMELPSFQFAGSDPNNWSAYSRTCAAQGANFADPCMRSSAAMASAKFEHMCMIPGNSGQLEEPLPEAHAVSSAENQQLSVGSSSASTGSPCDAMVETSELHFLERDPNLYALVNSCSPASPLCQASPDELPCSDFSSASPVFVSDEPTILQYEKGFLLPHPEDSGADAFSHWNAMPPIFQ, from the exons ATGACTCGGGCTAAGAGCGAGAGCGACCGGGTGATGCCTGGTCCGGACCAGGTTGACTTGGCATCCCACGATGATGATAGCGCGAGGGAGTCACCACGTAGGAGAGCTGGACCACAACTGAAGAAAGGCCCTTGGACACCGGCCGAGGATGCCATCTTGGAGGCGTATGTTAAGAAGCATGGTGTGCAGAACTGGAATGTGGTGCAGAAGGACACCGGGCTGTtaaggtgcggcaagagctgccGTCTCCGCTGGGCAAACCACCTGAGGCCCGACCTAAAGAAGGGCACTTTCACCAAAGAGGAGGAGAACCTAATCATTAAGCTCCATTCCAAAATGGGGAATAAGTGGGCTCGAATGGCTGCCCGT TTGCCAGGGCGCACTGATAATGAAATAAAAAACTACTGGAACACTCGAATAAAGAAATGCCAGCGCACCTCTACGCCTATATATCCTGCTGAAATATGCCTACAGGCTTCAAATGAAGATCAGCATGAGTCCGCTGACTTCAGTTTTAGCGAGAAGCTGGCCAATGATCTCCTCCATGGAAATGGTTTATATGATCCCAGTTCAACGTGGGGCGATTTCATTGATGACCAAGAAGCTTTGTCTTATGCGCCCCAGCTTCCAGATGTTTCTTTCAGCAATTTACCTGGTCTGTACTTTGAGTCAACAAACCATGGCTTCGTGGATCAAGTTAACCAAGCAGAAGTTCTGAAAGAATCTGAGATTTCATTTCCTTGGTTGAACGCGGCCATCAATG GTACCTTCGATGGCAGCCATGCCTTTTCAAATGGCAACTTCTCTACTTCTAGGCCCATGACTGGTCCCTGGAAGATGGAGCTCCCTTCATTCCAATTTGCTGGATCTGATCCAAACAACTGGTCCGCATACTCAAGGACCTGTGCTGCGCAGGGTGCCAACTTTGCTGATCCCTGCATGCGCTCATCAGCGGCAATGGCATCAGCTAAGTTTGAGCACATGTGCATGATACCAGGGAACAGCGGTCAGTTGGAAGAGCCGCTTCCAGAAGCTCATGCAGTAAGCTCTGCAGAGAACCAGCAGCTGTCCGTGGGGAGTTCGAGTGCCTCTACTGGCTCACCCTGCGATGCTATGGTGGAAACATCAGAGCTCCATTTCTTGGAGCGAGACCCCAACCTGTACGCTCTTGTCAACAGCTGTTCGCCCGCCTCGCCTCTTTGCCAAGCATCGCCTGATGAGTTACCGTGCTCCGATTTTTCATCTG CGAGCCCTGTGTTTGTATCAGATGAACCAACAATCCTGCAATACGAAAAAGGATTTCTCTTGCCTCATCCTGAAGATTCCGGGGCAGACGCATTCTCCCATTGGAACGCGATGCCGCCCATCTTCCAGTGA
- the LOC100873143 gene encoding transcription factor GAMYB isoform X1, with translation MTRAKSESDRVMPGPDQVDLASHDDDSARESPRRRAGPQLKKGPWTPAEDAILEAYVKKHGVQNWNVVQKDTGLLRCGKSCRLRWANHLRPDLKKGTFTKEEENLIIKLHSKMGNKWARMAARLPGRTDNEIKNYWNTRIKKCQRTSTPIYPAEICLQASNEDQHESADFSFSEKLANDLLHGNGLYDPSSTWGDFIDDQEALSYAPQLPDVSFSNLPGLYFESTNHGFVDQVNQAEVLKESEISFPWLNAAINGTFDGSHAFSNGNFSTSRPMTGPWKMELPSFQFAGSDPNNWSAYSRTCAAQGANFADPCMRSSAAMASAKFEHMCMIPGNSGQLEEPLPEAHAVSSAENQQLSVGSSSASTGSPCDAMVETSELHFLERDPNLYALVNSCSPASPLCQASPDELPCSDFSSAASPVFVSDEPTILQYEKGFLLPHPEDSGADAFSHWNAMPPIFQ, from the exons ATGACTCGGGCTAAGAGCGAGAGCGACCGGGTGATGCCTGGTCCGGACCAGGTTGACTTGGCATCCCACGATGATGATAGCGCGAGGGAGTCACCACGTAGGAGAGCTGGACCACAACTGAAGAAAGGCCCTTGGACACCGGCCGAGGATGCCATCTTGGAGGCGTATGTTAAGAAGCATGGTGTGCAGAACTGGAATGTGGTGCAGAAGGACACCGGGCTGTtaaggtgcggcaagagctgccGTCTCCGCTGGGCAAACCACCTGAGGCCCGACCTAAAGAAGGGCACTTTCACCAAAGAGGAGGAGAACCTAATCATTAAGCTCCATTCCAAAATGGGGAATAAGTGGGCTCGAATGGCTGCCCGT TTGCCAGGGCGCACTGATAATGAAATAAAAAACTACTGGAACACTCGAATAAAGAAATGCCAGCGCACCTCTACGCCTATATATCCTGCTGAAATATGCCTACAGGCTTCAAATGAAGATCAGCATGAGTCCGCTGACTTCAGTTTTAGCGAGAAGCTGGCCAATGATCTCCTCCATGGAAATGGTTTATATGATCCCAGTTCAACGTGGGGCGATTTCATTGATGACCAAGAAGCTTTGTCTTATGCGCCCCAGCTTCCAGATGTTTCTTTCAGCAATTTACCTGGTCTGTACTTTGAGTCAACAAACCATGGCTTCGTGGATCAAGTTAACCAAGCAGAAGTTCTGAAAGAATCTGAGATTTCATTTCCTTGGTTGAACGCGGCCATCAATG GTACCTTCGATGGCAGCCATGCCTTTTCAAATGGCAACTTCTCTACTTCTAGGCCCATGACTGGTCCCTGGAAGATGGAGCTCCCTTCATTCCAATTTGCTGGATCTGATCCAAACAACTGGTCCGCATACTCAAGGACCTGTGCTGCGCAGGGTGCCAACTTTGCTGATCCCTGCATGCGCTCATCAGCGGCAATGGCATCAGCTAAGTTTGAGCACATGTGCATGATACCAGGGAACAGCGGTCAGTTGGAAGAGCCGCTTCCAGAAGCTCATGCAGTAAGCTCTGCAGAGAACCAGCAGCTGTCCGTGGGGAGTTCGAGTGCCTCTACTGGCTCACCCTGCGATGCTATGGTGGAAACATCAGAGCTCCATTTCTTGGAGCGAGACCCCAACCTGTACGCTCTTGTCAACAGCTGTTCGCCCGCCTCGCCTCTTTGCCAAGCATCGCCTGATGAGTTACCGTGCTCCGATTTTTCATCTG CAGCGAGCCCTGTGTTTGTATCAGATGAACCAACAATCCTGCAATACGAAAAAGGATTTCTCTTGCCTCATCCTGAAGATTCCGGGGCAGACGCATTCTCCCATTGGAACGCGATGCCGCCCATCTTCCAGTGA